The sequence TGCACGAAAACAACAGCGCCAGCTTGGCCGCCTTCTCATTGGCACGCGACCAAACTGCTGCCTGCTCAATAGGTTCCGACTTGCGCCGGGCCGCAATCGCGTTGCGATGTTCCTTGAGCCGCTCGGCCGCCTCGGGCGTGTGTTGCACGCATTGCGGCACGGTCAACTCCCCCTGGCCTGCCAGGTTGCCGCTGTTGCGGTTGGGCACGTATTCCAGCCACCAGCGCGCCCGCTCGACGATCGACGCCGGCAGTTCCAGCCGCCCGTTGTCAACCGGGTCGGGGTAGCCGCGGGCCGATTCGAACACCATAAACCGGCCGACGAGCCCCTCGGTGACGTTATCCGTGTTCAGCGACTCCCAAAACTTACCCGGCGTCGACGTGCCATAAACGCAGGCATGCGGCTGGACGATCGTCTGTATTTTTTTCACGTCGGCATAAGCGTCGCCGACGAATATCTGATTCGCCGAGCTGTACAGCTTCAACAACTGGCTACCAATGTTGAACAAGTGCGACGACTTGGCAAACTGCATCGTTTGCAGCAGCCGCCCAACTTCGTCGAGCTGGAACAGCGCCGCCGGCTGCTGCTTCAACCAGCTTATCAGGCCAGCGCTGCTGCCGATCGACTCGGGCCCGAGCATTGCCGCCGAGCCGGCGCGAATGAGAACTTCCTTGTTCGTCGCCCTGGCGTCGTCCTTGCCCGAGCCCGACGGCGCGACGCCGACTAGATAAACGTTCGTGCGCGTGTTCCTGGCGTCGCAAACCTTGCGGCCGGTCAGAACCCCCATTAGCGCAATGGCGCCGGCTAGGGCAAGTTCTGGTTGCGGGTAAAGGCTGTTGAACAGGGTATAGCCCATGACGTCGCCGATGAAGCCGGGGACGCGCAGGCAGTCGGCCGGGAATTCCCCCGCTGGCGTCGGCTCATCGCTGACCGTCGCCGGCGCGGTCGGTAAAAGCTGCGCGAGAATTGCCGACAGGTCGACCGTCGGCTCGACGGCGGCCGAATCGGCGCGATAGCCTTGTTCAGTCAGCAAGTGCCCCCGCTCGCCGGCTTCCTTGTCGGCGCTGGCCAGCTTGTGTCGCAGTTCCTTTTCGTTCCAGGGGGGCTGACAGCGGCCGTTCCATTCGACCAGCAGGGGGTAAGCCTGCTCTGGCGTCAGGCCGAAGCCGACGACCAGGGCACAGGCCGCGCGGAACGTCGTATTGTGTCCGTTCTGGCCGCTGACCGCCGGGTCGACGTGCTGTAGATAAAGCCGGGCCCGCTCGGCGACGGATTGCGGCACAGTCGCCGGTATGCTGTCGTGCGCGTCGCCGGCGGGCATCGGCTGATGCTCTGTCGCTGGCTGTTCCGGCTCGGGCCAATAGGTTGCCAGCAACCAGGCGAGCCCGGCCGAACAGTCGGTTACGCCGTAGCAGCAGTCAGGGCCGCCGGCTGCGCAGAACCTGTCGCCGGTCAGCGTGAAGTAACGGCCGTGCCCGTACAGTTCGATCGCGGGTGCTTTGCCGTCGATCGGTTCGCCGAGCGTCAGCTTGCGACCCTTCCCCCCGTACTGGCCCGCGCACCACAATTTGACGCCGCGGCCGCTCGGGCTGATTTCGGCATACGTCGGGAAGTGCTGAAGAATCTCGTCGGCCCAGTCGGCTAGCTCGCCGTCGTGAATACAGCCGTCCAGGTCGATGCCGAACAAGCCGCCGCCTTGCGCGAAGACGAACCCGAGCCCGTCGCAGTTGCTGTTCAGCAGCTCGGCGCAGGCCCGTTCGTAGTCGGTCCAGGTCGTCGGGTCGTTCGACTTCGCGGCGCCGCGAGTAACGGCGTCAACTGGCAGCTTGCGGCCGTCGATGTTGCGCCAGAGAACCCACTGTTCCAGGTCGCGCAGCTCCGCCGGCGCGTCAGGTGGTTTGCTTCCGTGCATTCGCTCCGCCCGTCCGTTAGCCGTCGCTTATCATCATTGCCGCAACTGCTCTGAGGGTCATTTCGAAAAGCAGCAGCCACGTCGAGTAATCATCATGCTTAGAATGCAGCAATAACAAGACGCCAAGCAGCAGCATCGCCGACATGGCGACAGCGAATTGAAGATTCTCGGCGAACTCGCTGACGCGATTCATTCCGCCCCCTCTTTCGTCTGCTTCGTTTCCAACTCGTGACGCGACGGCGCAGCTTGTCAATCGCGAGAACGTACCAGGGGGGGCAAAACCCGGCGCGCGAGTAGTCGTATCGCACCTGCTCTAGTTCGTGGCATTCCTGCTGCGTCAGCGTCACAGGCTCGCCCTCCGTGTAATTAAGACTTCCTTCGCTTCCGCGTTCGTTTGTTTCTTGCCGACCAGCGGCAGCCAGTCCCAGTCGGCGAGCGGATATAGTGATTCGATGAACGCCGTCCGGTAATACCTGACGACGATTCGCGCCTGCTGGAACTTATCGAGCAGGTCGCGCAAGTCGCGATGATCTTGTTCGCTGAACTTGTACTTGTATTTATTCCCCGGCCCGTCAAAGGGCGGGTCGCAGTAGATTGCGTGCCCTGGCTGATCCTTGTCGAGACACTTCGCCAGGAAGTCGCGAAAGTCGAGCGTCGTGAAGTTGCAACGGCGCAGGGCGCGGCGCAGTTCATTGGCGCTCGCCCGGATCGCTCCTTGGAAGTGCGCCGCCGAATCGCCGCCGCCAGCTTCCCAGCGAACCGACAGCGACTGCTTGAACTCGCCGCGCGTGCCGGCCGAAGCATGCCGCGCCATCCAAGAGCAAACGAAATAGTCGACAGCCCACGCCAGGCGGCCGGCTTCGTCGTCGGGTGACGCTTCGCCTCGTTCGATCAGCTCGCAGCGTTCCTGCGAGTCTAGCAGCGTGTCGGGATGATGCGCGAGCCTGCGCAGCCGTCGGTACAGCTTCGGACCCAGCAGCGGGTCGGCAATGACTGAAGCCAGGTTGATAACGTGCCGATGCAGGTCGTTGACGTTGATCGTGCGGGCGTTGATCTTCGCTATTTCGGCCATGCCGCCTGCAAAGGGGATGCCGACCCATTCGCAGCCGTCGACCAGCCGGCCAACGTAGCTAGCCAGGGTGCGATTGCTGCCGAACCAGGAAGCCGCTGCGGTAACTGCGCTAGTCAACTTGATACCCTCCACCAAAGAGAACGACCGCGGCCCTGCGCATGAACCGCCGAACCTGCCGCCGCGGCTGTCGCCGAATCAGCGGTTCGCAGCTAAACTGTTCGTAATGCTCCGTGCGCAGTTCCAGCAGTTCGCGGTTAATGTCGGCGACGCTGCGCGGCTCGGCGACATTCTCCACCACCGGCCCGCACCGCTCGAACTCAACCAGGCAGCCGCTGCTGTCCAGGTACAGTCGATGCGTCGCGCTGATCGTGCCGGGAATGAACCAGCATTTTGCGGCTTCGTCCCAGTACGCTTTACAGCGATCGCCGCCGATCATGCGCAGCGGCTTTGTATAGTCGATTGGTGCCATTCTTCAGCCCTCCCTAGC comes from Planctomycetota bacterium and encodes:
- a CDS encoding DUF3987 domain-containing protein, producing MHGSKPPDAPAELRDLEQWVLWRNIDGRKLPVDAVTRGAAKSNDPTTWTDYERACAELLNSNCDGLGFVFAQGGGLFGIDLDGCIHDGELADWADEILQHFPTYAEISPSGRGVKLWCAGQYGGKGRKLTLGEPIDGKAPAIELYGHGRYFTLTGDRFCAAGGPDCCYGVTDCSAGLAWLLATYWPEPEQPATEHQPMPAGDAHDSIPATVPQSVAERARLYLQHVDPAVSGQNGHNTTFRAACALVVGFGLTPEQAYPLLVEWNGRCQPPWNEKELRHKLASADKEAGERGHLLTEQGYRADSAAVEPTVDLSAILAQLLPTAPATVSDEPTPAGEFPADCLRVPGFIGDVMGYTLFNSLYPQPELALAGAIALMGVLTGRKVCDARNTRTNVYLVGVAPSGSGKDDARATNKEVLIRAGSAAMLGPESIGSSAGLISWLKQQPAALFQLDEVGRLLQTMQFAKSSHLFNIGSQLLKLYSSANQIFVGDAYADVKKIQTIVQPHACVYGTSTPGKFWESLNTDNVTEGLVGRFMVFESARGYPDPVDNGRLELPASIVERARWWLEYVPNRNSGNLAGQGELTVPQCVQHTPEAAERLKEHRNAIAARRKSEPIEQAAVWSRANEKAAKLALLFSCSRADRAAPDCIDIADVERAIKLSNWLTREMVNKVFRHVADSENEARIKKVLGKIRDGMSMSELLRRTQFIKSRDLTEILGRLEETGAIACEWRESGGRTTKVIKRLIA